One Microbacter margulisiae genomic window carries:
- the ung gene encoding uracil-DNA glycosylase, which translates to MDVKIEDSWKTRLNEEFQKDYFTHLVQFVKTAYTRGTVYPPAKKIFNAFDLCPFDKVKVIIIGQDPYHEPNQAHGLCFSVMDGVSFPPSLINIFKEIEDDLQIPMPSSGNLERWAVQGVLLLNATLTVNAHQAGSHQNKGWERFTDQIIELLATEKEHLVFMLWGAYAQHKGAIISPTKHLILQSPHPSPLSAHRGFFGNHHFSRANAYLAEHGETPIQW; encoded by the coding sequence ATGGATGTAAAAATCGAAGATAGCTGGAAAACACGCTTAAACGAAGAGTTTCAAAAAGATTATTTTACTCATCTGGTGCAATTTGTAAAAACTGCATACACTCGGGGGACTGTGTATCCTCCGGCAAAAAAGATTTTTAATGCATTTGATTTATGTCCTTTTGATAAGGTAAAGGTTATAATAATTGGGCAGGATCCCTATCATGAACCTAATCAAGCACATGGTTTATGTTTTTCTGTCATGGATGGAGTTTCCTTTCCACCTTCTCTCATTAATATTTTCAAAGAAATAGAAGACGATTTGCAGATTCCGATGCCTTCATCCGGTAATCTGGAACGCTGGGCTGTACAAGGAGTCTTATTATTAAACGCAACATTAACAGTAAATGCACATCAGGCAGGTTCGCATCAAAACAAAGGGTGGGAGAGATTTACCGATCAAATAATTGAATTGCTTGCTACAGAAAAAGAGCACCTTGTTTTTATGCTATGGGGTGCCTATGCCCAACATAAAGGAGCTATCATTTCTCCTACAAAACATCTGATTTTACAATCACCACATCCATCTCCTTTATCTGCTCATCGTGGTTTTTTTGGCAATCATCATTTCAGTCGTGCAAACGCATATTTAGCAGAGCATGGTGAAACGCCAATTCAATGGTGA
- a CDS encoding polysaccharide biosynthesis/export family protein has product MDLRLKSLNVRRLSHAVLSLILIISEIISMSSCITYREINYLQNSGPGIPNYADTAKYHDYRLQPGDRLYIQVLSLNPDVSKLFQQNQSQGGDNGNSDLFTYRIDSLGSLTFPYVGKIHAGGKTTREVKTLLEEKATASLGNCYFRVSLANNYFTVIGAGGTGRYPLFKSKLTIFEALAISGDLNSMADRSKIRILRQTPTGTVIKTFDIRGKSIIGSEYYYVQPNDILYIQPMSMQFFGITSWSGLLSSITMSVSFVLIFLSIYHYVKK; this is encoded by the coding sequence ATGGATTTACGATTAAAAAGTCTGAATGTAAGAAGGTTGTCCCATGCTGTGCTTTCGCTGATTCTAATCATTTCAGAAATAATATCAATGTCTTCGTGTATTACATACCGGGAAATCAACTATTTACAAAATAGCGGTCCGGGGATTCCTAATTATGCTGATACGGCGAAGTATCATGACTATCGATTACAACCTGGTGATCGTTTGTATATTCAGGTACTTTCTTTGAATCCAGATGTAAGTAAATTATTCCAACAAAATCAATCTCAAGGAGGAGACAATGGAAATTCTGATTTATTTACTTACCGAATTGATAGTTTGGGCTCCCTGACGTTTCCTTATGTAGGTAAAATTCATGCTGGAGGAAAGACAACCCGTGAAGTTAAAACGTTGCTTGAGGAAAAAGCAACAGCGTCATTAGGAAATTGTTATTTCAGAGTATCGCTAGCAAACAATTATTTTACAGTCATTGGAGCCGGAGGCACGGGGCGATATCCTTTATTTAAGAGTAAGCTCACTATTTTTGAGGCATTAGCTATATCAGGTGATCTGAATTCAATGGCTGATCGTTCAAAAATTCGTATTTTAAGACAAACACCAACAGGTACAGTTATCAAAACATTCGATATACGAGGAAAGTCAATCATTGGATCAGAATATTATTATGTTCAACCTAATGATATTTTATATATTCAACCAATGTCTATGCAATTTTTCGGAATTACATCATGGTCCGGATTGCTAAGCTCTATAACAATGTCAGTGTCTTTTGTCCTGATATTCCTTAGCATTTATCATTATGTTAAAAAATAA